A window of the Pelorhabdus rhamnosifermentans genome harbors these coding sequences:
- the lepB gene encoding signal peptidase I, protein MSTRLGEEIKDWVISILVAIVIAFFIRYFIVELYIVEGPSMQPTLENSERLVVNKFIYRFKQPEKGDVLVFKYPQDQSRDFIKRVIATAGDSIEIKENHVYVNGKLINEPYILDEPMKGSYPLAVVPEGHVFVMGDHRNNSEDSRFRDVGFVPLELIKGKAVLVFWPVSQFKALP, encoded by the coding sequence ATGAGTACTCGTTTAGGGGAAGAAATCAAAGATTGGGTTATATCTATTTTAGTCGCTATTGTTATTGCTTTTTTTATCCGCTATTTTATTGTGGAACTTTATATTGTTGAAGGTCCTTCCATGCAGCCGACCCTTGAAAATAGCGAGCGACTTGTTGTAAATAAGTTTATTTATCGTTTTAAACAGCCTGAAAAGGGTGATGTCCTTGTTTTTAAATATCCTCAAGATCAAAGTCGCGATTTTATTAAGCGGGTCATTGCTACAGCTGGCGATTCCATTGAAATAAAAGAGAACCATGTTTATGTTAATGGGAAACTCATTAATGAGCCTTATATTCTGGATGAGCCCATGAAGGGGTCTTATCCTCTCGCCGTTGTTCCTGAAGGGCATGTTTTTGTTATGGGGGATCATCGCAATAATTCAGAAGACAGTCGGTTCCGCGATGTTGGATTTGTTCCGCTGGAGCTAATCAAAGGCAAGGCTGTGCTGGTATTCTGGCCAGTCAGTCAGTTTAAAGCCCTGCCATAA
- the ylqF gene encoding ribosome biogenesis GTPase YlqF, protein MHIHWFPGHMTKAKRMIESQLRLVDVVIELLDARIPLSSSNPLIPTITKDKPRVIALNKSDMADRSFTDDWIHYYKDKGIHVVAIDSMTGKGTKQLVSQVEISVADKIARLKAKGIQNRSVRAMILGIPNVGKSSLINRLLGSATVKTGDKAGVTRGQQWIKIGKNLELLDTPGVLWPKQNDQEVAFKLAVTGAMNDEVFDMEEVALKLLETLSFDYPVNLIERYKLSEPLPSVSQELLELIGRKRGCIRSGGVIDTEKVIRMIITEFRTGKLGSISLDRVPC, encoded by the coding sequence ATGCATATTCATTGGTTTCCTGGTCATATGACCAAGGCGAAACGTATGATTGAATCACAACTGCGGTTGGTCGATGTGGTGATTGAGCTTTTAGATGCGCGCATTCCCCTCAGTAGTTCCAATCCGCTCATTCCTACCATTACGAAAGATAAACCGCGTGTTATTGCTTTAAATAAAAGCGATATGGCGGATCGTTCTTTTACAGACGATTGGATTCACTATTATAAAGATAAGGGAATCCACGTCGTTGCCATTGATTCCATGACAGGTAAAGGTACAAAACAGCTTGTCAGCCAAGTAGAAATCTCTGTAGCTGATAAGATAGCACGACTCAAAGCCAAGGGGATTCAAAACCGTAGTGTCCGGGCCATGATATTGGGTATTCCCAATGTAGGAAAGTCTTCGCTTATTAATCGTCTGCTTGGCAGTGCTACGGTCAAAACCGGCGATAAGGCCGGTGTGACGCGAGGTCAGCAGTGGATTAAAATTGGTAAGAATCTGGAACTTCTTGATACGCCTGGTGTACTTTGGCCCAAGCAAAATGATCAGGAAGTAGCGTTTAAATTGGCTGTAACAGGTGCCATGAATGACGAAGTCTTTGATATGGAAGAAGTCGCTTTGAAACTTCTAGAAACTTTGAGCTTTGATTATCCCGTCAACTTGATTGAACGGTATAAACTGTCTGAACCTTTGCCTAGCGTGTCACAGGAATTACTTGAACTGATTGGGCGTAAGCGCGGTTGTATTCGTAGTGGCGGTGTCATTGATACAGAAAAGGTGATTCGTATGATTATCACTGAATTTCGGACAGGGAAGCTTGGCTCCATCTCATTGGATCGCGTACCTTGTTAA
- the rnhB gene encoding ribonuclease HII, whose product MIICGCDEVGRGAGAAEIYVCAVILDPNRSISGLADSKKLSAAKREFLAAEIKEKALSFCIATASLAEIEKLNVLYATMLAMKRAVEGLSIQPDKAMIDGNRAPSLAIPTETIIKGDSLIPAISAASIVAKVARDQKLVDYAALYPQYGFENHKGYFTKEHLAALAKYGPCPIHRITYGPVKALFDQMNEA is encoded by the coding sequence TTGATTATTTGTGGTTGTGATGAGGTGGGACGTGGTGCTGGTGCTGCTGAAATCTATGTTTGTGCAGTTATTTTAGATCCCAATCGATCCATTTCCGGTCTGGCTGATTCGAAAAAACTATCAGCTGCGAAACGGGAATTTCTTGCTGCTGAGATTAAAGAAAAAGCCCTGAGTTTTTGTATTGCTACAGCGAGTTTAGCTGAAATCGAAAAATTGAATGTTCTTTATGCTACAATGCTTGCCATGAAAAGAGCTGTAGAAGGATTGTCCATTCAACCGGACAAGGCCATGATTGACGGAAATCGTGCTCCTAGTCTTGCTATACCAACGGAAACAATCATTAAGGGCGATTCACTTATTCCTGCCATTAGTGCAGCTTCTATTGTAGCGAAAGTGGCACGTGACCAGAAGCTAGTCGATTATGCTGCGCTTTATCCTCAGTATGGTTTTGAGAATCACAAGGGTTACTTTACGAAAGAACACCTTGCTGCCCTAGCAAAGTACGGTCCCTGCCCTATTCATCGTATAACCTATGGACCGGTAAAAGCTTTGTTTGATCAAATGAACGAAGCGTAG
- a CDS encoding pyridoxal phosphate-dependent aminotransferase codes for MNQVKNYASIKASHFTESVIREMSRVAAAHGAINLAQGFPDFPAPDAIKEAASQAIFQDHNQYAITWGTKDLRESIAWRLNQDYAVDIEPEQQITVCCGSTEGMVATLLATVNPGDEVIVFEPFYENYGADVILCGATPKYVTLHTPDFHLDLDELTAAFSDRTRAIIINTPHNPTGKVFSRKELQVIADLCIKYDVLAITDEIYEYIIYDGAQHIPLWKIPGMADRTIMINSISKTYSVTGWRIGYVVASAQISQSIRKVHDFLTVGAAAPLQVAAAAAMRFKPEYYKNLASFYAKRRDLLLNALTSAGFTCVKPAGAYYIMTDIRPFGWDDDVEFAEYLTKKIGVAPVPGSSFYRSTSADAHLFIRFCFCKKIETLQAAVERLKKLNSLKK; via the coding sequence ATGAATCAAGTAAAAAATTATGCATCAATAAAGGCTAGTCATTTTACTGAGTCTGTTATTCGTGAGATGTCACGCGTAGCTGCTGCTCATGGAGCGATAAATCTTGCGCAAGGATTCCCTGATTTTCCAGCCCCGGATGCCATTAAAGAGGCCGCTTCACAAGCCATTTTTCAGGATCACAACCAATATGCCATTACATGGGGTACAAAAGATTTACGGGAATCCATTGCCTGGCGACTTAATCAGGACTACGCGGTTGATATTGAGCCGGAACAGCAGATTACGGTATGTTGCGGGTCGACAGAAGGGATGGTTGCGACGCTTCTCGCAACAGTCAATCCAGGCGATGAAGTCATTGTTTTTGAGCCCTTTTATGAAAACTATGGGGCTGATGTCATTCTTTGTGGTGCCACTCCCAAATATGTGACATTACACACGCCTGATTTTCATCTCGATTTAGACGAACTTACGGCGGCTTTCTCTGATCGTACACGGGCCATTATTATTAATACACCTCATAATCCGACAGGAAAAGTTTTTTCTCGTAAAGAGCTGCAAGTTATTGCTGACTTATGTATAAAATATGATGTACTCGCCATTACAGATGAAATTTATGAATATATCATTTATGATGGAGCTCAGCATATTCCTTTATGGAAAATTCCCGGTATGGCTGATCGGACCATTATGATCAACAGTATTTCCAAGACGTACAGTGTAACAGGCTGGCGCATTGGTTATGTCGTTGCTTCAGCCCAGATTTCGCAGTCCATTCGCAAGGTACATGATTTTTTGACTGTCGGTGCTGCGGCACCGCTGCAAGTGGCTGCGGCAGCTGCTATGCGGTTTAAACCGGAGTATTATAAGAATTTAGCATCTTTTTATGCTAAACGTCGGGATCTGTTATTGAATGCGCTGACTTCAGCAGGTTTTACCTGTGTGAAACCTGCTGGTGCCTATTATATTATGACAGATATTCGGCCCTTTGGTTGGGACGATGATGTGGAATTTGCAGAGTATCTGACCAAGAAAATCGGTGTAGCGCCTGTGCCTGGTTCGAGTTTTTATCGTTCTACAAGTGCTGATGCGCATCTCTTTATTCGGTTCTGTTTCTGTAAAAAAATTGAAACGCTTCAAGCAGCAGTAGAACGTTTAAAAAAATTGAACTCTCTAAAAAAGTAG
- a CDS encoding EscU/YscU/HrcU family type III secretion system export apparatus switch protein, whose product MEAEQEAASEIKKAVALRYNTEENDAPVVIAKGAGIVAENIVQAATKNSVPIYQSQALTSVLMAVELDREIPPELYKVVAEILAFVYRMDQKRKPLPTPKTF is encoded by the coding sequence ATGGAAGCAGAGCAAGAAGCAGCAAGTGAAATAAAAAAGGCTGTTGCCTTACGCTACAATACTGAAGAAAACGATGCTCCTGTTGTTATTGCCAAGGGGGCAGGAATTGTTGCAGAAAATATTGTGCAGGCAGCGACAAAAAATTCGGTACCTATCTATCAAAGTCAGGCTCTAACAAGTGTATTAATGGCTGTCGAACTTGATCGTGAAATTCCACCGGAACTATATAAAGTTGTGGCGGAAATTTTGGCTTTTGTCTACAGAATGGATCAAAAACGCAAGCCTCTTCCAACGCCTAAGACCTTTTGA
- a CDS encoding YraN family protein, which produces MNHITFGMWGEARARSFLFQKGYKILTSHYRLKIGEIDIIAQDGDIIVFVEVKTRRNDDYGTPAEAVNFRKQRKIKMTALSYLQRFSLQEQPVRFDVIEVYGTGGKQSNIHHIINAFGGT; this is translated from the coding sequence ATGAATCATATTACATTTGGAATGTGGGGCGAGGCTCGGGCTCGCTCTTTTTTATTTCAGAAGGGTTATAAAATTTTAACGAGTCATTATCGTCTGAAAATCGGTGAAATTGATATTATAGCACAAGACGGTGATATCATTGTTTTTGTAGAAGTGAAGACAAGACGAAATGATGACTATGGAACACCAGCTGAAGCAGTAAATTTTCGTAAGCAACGTAAAATTAAAATGACAGCCTTGAGTTATTTACAACGTTTTTCTTTGCAAGAACAGCCTGTTCGCTTTGATGTCATTGAGGTTTATGGAACAGGTGGGAAGCAAAGTAACATCCATCATATCATCAATGCGTTTGGAGGAACTTAA
- a CDS encoding YifB family Mg chelatase-like AAA ATPase: MYAQSFGATTVGLNGIIVTVEVDIANGIPCLEIVGLPDASVRESKERVRAAIKNAGFEYPQKRITINLAPADLKKDSSGLDLPIAIGILCASGQLAQSAVEQKLFAAELSLEGRLRPVAGILPMVIEGKDQAFQEVFVAPENCQEAELTGSIAIGAADNLEQLVGYLTGRDELPAREKSVETESCHSYEVDFADIQGQLVAKRALEIAAAGGHNVIMVGPPGAGKTMLAKALPSIMPKMTNEEALEVTKIYSVSGMMDHVRGLVRTRPFRSPHHTTSAIGMIGGGRIPRPGEVSLSHYGVLFLDELPEFPRTVLEVLRQPLEDGQVTIARVNATVTYPAQILLISSANPCPCGFFGDPSGKCCCSAADIRRYTKKISGPLLDRIDIHLPVARLDYQDLVDKKQSESSATIRQRVEQVRQVERQRLSKWGVFCNGAMSHKQVVKTCQLSVEAEKLVKQAFQKLNLSARGYDRILKVSRTIADLAQSELIEGVHVAEAIHYRSKLFDGPTF; this comes from the coding sequence GTGTATGCGCAAAGTTTTGGAGCGACAACAGTAGGACTTAACGGAATTATTGTGACGGTGGAAGTGGATATTGCTAATGGCATTCCCTGTTTAGAAATTGTTGGATTACCCGATGCTTCTGTTCGGGAATCAAAGGAAAGAGTCAGGGCGGCTATAAAAAACGCTGGTTTTGAATATCCGCAAAAAAGGATTACTATTAACTTAGCTCCCGCTGATTTGAAAAAGGACAGTTCCGGTCTTGATTTGCCCATTGCCATTGGCATTCTTTGTGCCAGCGGTCAACTGGCTCAATCAGCTGTTGAACAGAAACTCTTTGCAGCAGAATTGTCGTTAGAGGGACGCCTCCGTCCTGTTGCGGGAATTTTGCCGATGGTTATTGAAGGAAAAGATCAGGCCTTTCAGGAGGTTTTTGTGGCTCCGGAAAATTGTCAGGAAGCTGAATTAACAGGCAGTATCGCTATAGGTGCGGCTGATAACCTGGAGCAATTAGTGGGCTATTTAACTGGCAGGGATGAGCTGCCAGCTCGGGAGAAATCTGTAGAAACAGAGTCTTGTCATTCCTACGAAGTGGATTTTGCCGATATACAGGGACAACTTGTTGCAAAACGGGCTTTGGAGATTGCGGCGGCTGGCGGACACAATGTGATTATGGTGGGTCCGCCTGGGGCTGGGAAAACAATGCTGGCCAAGGCTCTGCCGTCCATTATGCCGAAGATGACAAATGAAGAGGCTTTGGAAGTAACCAAAATTTATAGTGTTAGTGGTATGATGGATCATGTGCGGGGACTTGTGCGGACACGGCCATTTCGTAGTCCTCATCACACGACCTCAGCGATTGGCATGATTGGTGGTGGGCGCATTCCCCGCCCCGGTGAAGTCAGTTTAAGTCATTATGGCGTATTGTTTTTGGATGAATTGCCGGAATTTCCCCGTACGGTATTGGAAGTCCTTCGTCAGCCCCTAGAAGATGGACAAGTGACCATTGCTCGCGTCAATGCCACTGTGACTTATCCTGCGCAAATATTATTGATCAGTTCTGCTAATCCCTGTCCGTGCGGATTTTTTGGCGATCCTAGTGGCAAGTGTTGCTGTTCAGCTGCTGATATTCGGCGTTATACAAAAAAAATATCCGGCCCGTTACTGGATCGGATTGATATTCATTTGCCTGTGGCGCGCCTTGATTATCAAGACTTAGTAGACAAAAAACAGTCAGAAAGTTCTGCCACTATTCGTCAGCGTGTAGAGCAAGTTCGTCAAGTAGAACGCCAGCGCTTGTCAAAATGGGGCGTTTTTTGCAATGGTGCGATGAGTCATAAACAGGTAGTAAAAACCTGTCAGCTTTCAGTCGAAGCGGAAAAGCTAGTGAAACAGGCTTTTCAAAAACTTAACTTAAGTGCCAGAGGATATGATCGGATTCTTAAAGTGTCTCGCACCATTGCTGATTTGGCACAAAGTGAATTGATTGAAGGCGTACATGTAGCGGAGGCCATTCATTATCGCAGTAAATTGTTTGATGGACCAACTTTTTAA
- a CDS encoding ferritin family protein, with translation MTRPQYGPSKSFYGCSPSCTPNIDECPNDPDLYLLRDAAADERGAIAEYLGCALETCLDEVFWDVAEDEMQHYVETMRLISLLDPIQAKMLEEEELDFLVMKRAPNGNGKPKWQNYKTTKEEQDVKVVPPNRKDLPAIRCLTKAIQGELHAINKYQKYMERADDPRVKKHFCDLMNEEKEHVAEFTAALFKLTHEPLPEEAD, from the coding sequence ATGACTAGACCCCAATATGGTCCTTCGAAAAGCTTTTATGGCTGTTCGCCTTCATGCACACCTAATATAGATGAGTGCCCAAATGACCCTGACTTGTATCTGCTCAGAGATGCAGCCGCCGACGAGCGTGGAGCAATTGCCGAATATTTGGGATGTGCGCTTGAAACTTGTTTGGATGAAGTCTTTTGGGACGTGGCCGAAGATGAAATGCAGCATTATGTAGAAACGATGCGATTAATATCCTTATTAGACCCAATACAGGCAAAGATGCTTGAGGAAGAAGAATTGGATTTTCTTGTCATGAAAAGAGCACCAAACGGTAACGGAAAACCAAAATGGCAAAATTATAAAACCACCAAAGAAGAGCAAGATGTGAAAGTAGTCCCTCCTAACAGAAAAGACCTACCAGCAATACGTTGCCTTACCAAAGCCATTCAAGGTGAACTCCATGCGATCAATAAATATCAAAAATATATGGAACGAGCTGACGATCCCCGTGTGAAGAAACATTTTTGTGATCTCATGAATGAAGAAAAAGAACATGTTGCAGAATTCACTGCAGCATTGTTTAAACTAACTCATGAACCCTTACCAGAAGAAGCTGATTAA
- a CDS encoding cation diffusion facilitator family transporter: MSQQLSLPNDIDFQKTKAAKVSVLSNSLLVVSKLIIGILTGSVSIVSEATHSAVDLLAALIAYYAVKTSGKPPDSKHPYGHGKVENISGAVEAALIVVAALWIIYEAVQKLYVETLPEKLEYGIVIMLVSTIVNIFVSKHLFRIAKITQSHALEADALHLQADVWTSMGVLGGLLAIKLTGLYWLDPVIAITMAFVIFKAGYGMTKKSIAELMDATMTEEDKNSIAVILQEHSMVRGFTNLRTRRSGSVCLIDVHLVLDKELSLDKVHCVCDEIEQRIKARFASSEVLIHVEPSVN, encoded by the coding sequence TTGTCACAACAATTATCTTTGCCAAATGATATTGATTTCCAGAAAACGAAAGCAGCAAAAGTTTCTGTCCTATCCAATAGCTTATTAGTAGTTTCAAAACTAATAATCGGAATATTAACCGGCTCGGTAAGCATTGTTTCTGAGGCTACTCACTCCGCTGTTGACCTATTAGCTGCCTTGATTGCTTATTATGCAGTGAAGACATCAGGAAAGCCGCCTGATTCAAAGCATCCATATGGTCATGGTAAGGTTGAAAATATTTCAGGAGCTGTAGAGGCTGCTTTAATTGTTGTCGCTGCTCTTTGGATTATCTATGAGGCGGTACAAAAGCTTTATGTTGAGACTTTGCCTGAAAAATTAGAATATGGCATTGTCATTATGTTAGTATCTACTATAGTGAATATTTTTGTATCCAAACATTTATTCCGGATAGCTAAAATAACTCAATCTCATGCTTTAGAGGCAGATGCTTTGCATTTGCAGGCTGATGTTTGGACTAGTATGGGTGTTTTAGGAGGCTTGCTGGCAATAAAATTGACTGGATTATATTGGTTAGATCCGGTGATCGCCATTACGATGGCGTTCGTTATATTTAAGGCTGGCTATGGTATGACGAAAAAGAGCATAGCGGAACTGATGGATGCCACCATGACGGAGGAAGATAAAAATTCGATTGCAGTAATTTTGCAAGAGCATTCTATGGTCAGGGGATTTACAAATTTGCGAACGCGTCGTTCCGGGAGTGTATGTTTGATTGATGTCCATCTGGTATTAGATAAAGAGCTTTCGCTTGATAAGGTTCATTGTGTTTGTGATGAAATTGAGCAGCGAATTAAAGCTCGATTTGCGTCCTCTGAAGTTCTTATTCATGTAGAGCCCAGCGTTAATTAA
- a CDS encoding YqaA family protein, with amino-acid sequence MDEIIALFLGWGLVGLGIAAFTESFCSPILPDIILIPLAMAQPEHAIYYGCVATIVSVLGGFIGYGIGHKIGLPAAKKMIPAKYEEKMRIVVENNAKWAIFLASMAPIPYKFVSITAGALKINFPVFLGVSLLGRGKRFLLEGILIYYYGPKAEHIFTQHSNELLFISIGIVGVIAVVGYFVKRFKRNTLPEQG; translated from the coding sequence ATGGACGAGATAATTGCTTTGTTCTTAGGATGGGGTTTAGTCGGCTTAGGTATAGCGGCATTTACGGAGTCTTTTTGTTCGCCAATTTTACCAGATATTATCTTAATACCGTTGGCGATGGCCCAACCGGAACATGCGATTTATTACGGATGCGTGGCGACAATTGTTTCTGTTCTTGGTGGTTTTATTGGTTACGGAATTGGGCATAAAATTGGCTTGCCTGCTGCAAAAAAGATGATACCAGCAAAATATGAAGAAAAAATGCGAATAGTTGTCGAAAACAATGCAAAGTGGGCTATCTTTTTAGCCTCGATGGCTCCAATTCCTTATAAGTTTGTTAGCATTACAGCGGGGGCACTAAAAATTAATTTTCCTGTGTTTTTGGGAGTATCGCTTCTCGGTAGAGGTAAACGTTTTTTGTTGGAAGGCATTCTAATTTATTATTATGGACCTAAGGCTGAACATATTTTTACGCAGCACTCTAATGAACTCCTGTTTATCTCCATTGGTATAGTCGGGGTAATTGCCGTGGTAGGATACTTCGTCAAACGATTTAAACGAAATACTTTGCCAGAGCAAGGATAG
- a CDS encoding nickel-dependent hydrogenase large subunit gives MSQHKVLFSPVTRLSGLLSVELTVDNTYISEADVCCTMFRGYEYIMRNHHITDAVYLTQRICGICSTVHGANASYLLDKIYDNEIEENAQYLRNIMLAADFLQNHIRHFYFFELPDYVIMPERPPFLRQNCIDCRLNEEENQRLAGNYSKAVKASEQSHQILALFGGKAPHQHSFVHGGAAVAPTVDKITQALALLQNIRDFIQRCMMSDTELLANRYDDYFHIGKTTGRFLSFGLFRFGEKNDAPLLKSGVLEDNQLTKPRVDLIQEDISHSWFHRAKWADEAEPAPHKLGAYTWTKAVLYQDKHFEGGPLARMIISGHYHGGTSTMDRIVARSIETLLITKLMENWLKKLRPGPPPIRQKKQIVSNQAIAVTDAMRGPLLHSALIENEQVARYDIITPTGWNFSPKDDYGNRGPVEMALVGTHLPSPDLQYIIPGRIIRSFDPCIACATH, from the coding sequence ATGAGCCAACACAAAGTACTATTTAGTCCAGTAACCCGTTTGAGCGGTCTGCTTTCCGTAGAACTCACAGTGGATAATACCTATATCAGTGAAGCAGATGTCTGTTGTACTATGTTTAGGGGTTACGAATATATCATGCGCAATCACCACATAACAGACGCCGTATATCTGACTCAGCGCATTTGCGGCATATGCTCAACCGTACACGGAGCAAATGCCAGCTACTTGCTCGATAAAATCTATGATAATGAAATTGAGGAAAATGCTCAGTACTTGCGAAACATTATGCTTGCAGCTGATTTCCTCCAGAACCACATCAGACATTTCTATTTCTTTGAACTACCTGACTACGTTATTATGCCTGAACGACCTCCATTTCTGCGACAAAACTGTATTGATTGTCGCTTGAATGAAGAAGAAAACCAGCGCTTAGCTGGAAATTATAGCAAAGCCGTAAAAGCATCCGAACAGAGCCACCAAATTTTGGCTTTGTTTGGTGGTAAAGCTCCACACCAGCACAGTTTTGTTCACGGAGGCGCAGCTGTTGCTCCCACCGTTGATAAAATCACGCAAGCTTTAGCCCTCTTGCAAAATATTCGTGATTTTATACAACGATGTATGATGTCAGACACTGAACTATTAGCAAACCGTTATGACGATTATTTCCATATTGGTAAAACAACAGGCCGCTTCCTGTCTTTTGGATTATTCCGTTTTGGAGAAAAAAACGACGCACCCTTATTAAAAAGCGGGGTCTTGGAAGATAATCAATTGACAAAGCCCAGGGTCGACTTGATACAAGAAGACATCTCGCATTCCTGGTTTCATCGTGCCAAATGGGCTGATGAAGCAGAACCAGCTCCCCATAAACTTGGCGCGTATACCTGGACAAAGGCGGTGTTATATCAAGATAAACACTTTGAAGGCGGCCCGCTTGCTCGCATGATAATAAGTGGTCATTATCATGGCGGTACCTCGACTATGGATCGAATCGTTGCTCGATCTATTGAAACTCTTCTGATAACAAAACTAATGGAAAATTGGCTAAAAAAATTGCGTCCTGGCCCCCCACCCATCAGGCAGAAGAAGCAGATAGTTTCAAACCAGGCTATAGCAGTAACAGATGCCATGCGTGGTCCTTTACTTCATAGTGCACTAATAGAGAATGAACAAGTAGCAAGGTATGATATTATAACACCTACAGGATGGAATTTTTCTCCTAAAGACGATTACGGTAATCGTGGTCCCGTAGAAATGGCGCTAGTTGGTACACATCTTCCCTCGCCTGATCTTCAGTATATTATACCGGGTCGAATCATTCGCTCTTTTGATCCCTGTATAGCTTGTGCCACTCATTAA
- a CDS encoding hydrogenase small subunit — protein MEHADFLRLCDQYRLESNYGLSAKILPAIRTFINERNKKKLPVIWLETSDSGDNNIAFMNTTYPYLHQVFTDMIDLLYSNTFMAAQGTDALELLFLSAEKFKEEFVLVVEGAIPTKDNGIYNVIARTNNGDITALEAVKHLGGMAKYVIAIGTCASFGGASSAAPNTTESVGVNSVLKREVINVSGCPVNPDWFVGTLAHLIMYGKPELDTLGRPKLFYGTTVHQHCQRRSYFDKKDLAKNLGDVSCMFSQGCVGPRTGSDCPYRQWINHVSWPVKVSTPCIGCTNPDFPDGSTPFFKPLPAKTNSKSPNISDKEKGEKHEPTQSTI, from the coding sequence ATGGAACACGCTGACTTTCTCCGATTGTGCGACCAATATCGACTTGAAAGCAATTATGGTCTTTCTGCAAAAATATTGCCTGCGATCCGTACTTTTATCAACGAACGGAATAAAAAAAAGCTTCCTGTAATATGGCTGGAAACCAGCGATAGCGGTGATAACAACATCGCATTTATGAACACGACATATCCCTATTTGCACCAAGTATTCACCGATATGATTGATCTTTTGTACAGTAATACTTTTATGGCAGCACAGGGGACAGATGCCTTAGAACTGCTGTTTTTATCAGCTGAAAAATTCAAAGAAGAATTTGTACTTGTTGTGGAAGGCGCTATTCCAACCAAAGACAATGGAATATATAATGTTATCGCGCGAACTAATAACGGAGATATTACCGCACTAGAGGCTGTTAAGCACCTTGGCGGAATGGCCAAGTATGTAATTGCAATTGGAACTTGCGCCAGTTTTGGAGGTGCTTCATCAGCCGCTCCCAATACGACAGAATCAGTAGGTGTAAACAGCGTACTTAAACGTGAAGTCATTAATGTAAGCGGTTGTCCTGTTAATCCAGATTGGTTCGTCGGAACTCTCGCCCACCTGATCATGTATGGAAAACCAGAACTTGATACTCTGGGCAGACCTAAACTTTTTTACGGTACTACGGTTCATCAACATTGCCAACGACGTTCTTATTTTGACAAAAAGGACCTAGCTAAAAATCTAGGTGATGTTTCATGTATGTTTTCCCAAGGGTGTGTTGGGCCCCGAACTGGGTCGGATTGCCCTTATCGTCAATGGATTAATCATGTCAGTTGGCCTGTAAAGGTAAGTACTCCTTGCATCGGTTGTACCAATCCAGACTTTCCCGATGGTTCAACACCTTTTTTTAAGCCATTACCTGCGAAAACTAATAGCAAATCCCCTAATATCTCTGATAAAGAGAAGGGAGAAAAACATGAGCCAACACAAAGTACTATTTAG
- a CDS encoding hydrogenase maturation nickel metallochaperone HypA/HybF: MHELYLIQSMIDQISSNAAEQGVERVNRIQLVNGQLSGANTEALRFAFTLFSNIPLFQYALLEVEEPGLIGRCNSCYRTFKIEEYRFICCYCSNGDIEIINGQELYIDYYEGD, from the coding sequence TTGCACGAGCTGTATCTTATTCAAAGCATGATAGACCAAATTAGTTCAAATGCTGCCGAGCAAGGCGTTGAGCGTGTTAATCGAATACAGCTTGTAAATGGTCAACTGAGTGGTGCAAATACGGAAGCACTACGCTTTGCTTTCACATTGTTTAGCAATATACCCTTGTTTCAGTATGCGTTACTGGAAGTAGAAGAACCAGGGCTTATTGGCCGCTGCAATTCTTGTTATCGAACATTTAAAATTGAGGAATATCGGTTTATATGCTGTTACTGTTCTAACGGAGATATTGAAATAATAAATGGACAAGAATTGTATATTGATTACTATGAAGGCGATTAG